Part of the Methylorubrum populi genome is shown below.
CCGCGTGGCGACGACGGGCAGGCCGAGCGAGAGAGCTTCGTTGATCACCTGGGGGAAGCCCTCGGTGATGGACGGCAGCACCAGGGCACCCGCCCGGCGGTAGAGGTCGAACAGCGCCGGCCCGTAGGGAACGTAGCCGTGGAACGTGACCCGGGATCCGAGGCCGAGCCGTTCGGCCTGTGCCCGCAGAAGCGGATCCGTCTGCCCGGTCCCGACGATATCGAGGCGATACTCCACGCCGCGCGCCGTCAGCCGCGCCAGGGCCGAGAGCAGGTGGGCGTGACCTTTCTCGGGCGAGAGGCGGCTGACGCAGATGAGCCGGGTCGGGTCGCCGCCCGTGGCCATCTTGGAGAACATCTCGAACCGGGCCCGGTCGACCAGGCAGGCGAAGTGGTTGGTGACCTGCCGGGCGACGCGGCCGTACTCGTCCGCCATCTCCGCGCCGACAGCCAGCACGGTGCGCCCCCGCGCCAAGCGCCTGAAATCCCATTCCAGCACCGCGGCGGCGGCAAGGGCGGCCCAGCGCTTCAGGCCTCGATGCGCCGCCATCTGCTCGACGAGGTTCTGGCGCACCACCAGGACGACGGGCACGCCGAGC
Proteins encoded:
- a CDS encoding glycosyltransferase family 4 protein; the encoded protein is MRLAVFVDQVFWRDGHGLSTDESYVLFLQSLAGEVSGMTLIGRLAPEPRRAPYPVDPDTFSLLPLPYYPDLHRLWRADPRIYGRVRREVRAQARNWDALLVSGPHPLGQMIARECIALGVPVVLVVRQNLVEQMAAHRGLKRWAALAAAAVLEWDFRRLARGRTVLAVGAEMADEYGRVARQVTNHFACLVDRARFEMFSKMATGGDPTRLICVSRLSPEKGHAHLLSALARLTARGVEYRLDIVGTGQTDPLLRAQAERLGLGSRVTFHGYVPYGPALFDLYRRAGALVLPSITEGFPQVINEALSLGLPVVATRVGGIPSFLEHEVTALLLPPRDVPALADAIERIVTDEALRHRLSRNGRALMGDNTLEANRARVLEALHDEIRPRP